From the Actinomadura luzonensis genome, the window CCGGCGGAGCGGGCGTTGGCGATCGAGCCGGCCTCGACCAGGTCGTCGAACGAGACGACCTCCGCCTTGATGAAGCCCCGCTGGAAGTCGGTGTGGATGACGCCGGCCGCCTCGGGCGCGGTGGCGCCCTTGCGGATCGTCCAGGCCCTGGTCTCCTTGGGCCCGGCCGTGAGGTAGGTCTGCAGGCCCAGCGTCTCGAAGCCGACCCGGGCGAGCTGGCGCAGCCCGGACTCCTCCTGGCCGACCGACTGCAGCAGCTCCAGCGCCTCCTCCTCGTCGAGCTCGACCAGCTCCGACTCGATCTTGGCGTCGAGGAAGACCGCCTCGGCGGGGGCGACCAGCGTCGAGAGCTGCTCGCGCAGCGCGGTGTCGGTGAGCTCGTCGGCGTCGAGGTTGAAGACGTAGAGGAACGGCTTGGCCGTCAGCAGGTGCAGCTCGCGCAGCTCCTCGCGGTCGAGCCCGCTCTCGAAGACGGTCTTGCCGGTCTCCAGGACGGCCAGGGCGGCCTCCGCGGCCTCCAGCGCGGCCTTCTTGTCCTTGTTGTTGCGCGCCTCCTTCTGCAGGCGCGGGATCGCCTTCTCGACCGTCTGCAGGTCCGCCATGATCAGCTCGGTGTTGATCGTCTCGATGTCCCGCTTCGGGGAGATCTCGCCGTCGACGTGCGTGACGTCGGGGTCGCTGAAGACCCGGATCACCTGGCAGATCGCGTCGGTGTCGCGGATGTTGGCGAGGAACTGGTTGCCCCGGCCCTGCCCCTCCGAGGCGCCCTTGACCAGGCCCGCGATGTCGACGAACTCGACCTTGGCGGGCAGGACGCGCGCCGAGTGGAAGATCTCGGCCAGCACGGGCAGGCGGTCGTCCGGCACGCCCACGATGCCCACGTTGGGCTCGATGGTGGCGAACGGGTAGTTCGCCGCGAGCGCGTTGCCGGTCTTGGTCAGCGCGTTGAACAGCGTGGACTTACCGACGTTGGGCAGGCCGACGATGCCGATGGAGAGACTCACGGACAGCGAGTTTACTTGCCGCGGCAGACCGGCGGTTCGCCCGTAGCGTGTCGGGACGATCCGGGCCCGCGCTCCTGCAATCATCGATCAGGTGGACCTCGTCGCGCTCGTCATCGGCCTGGCCGTCGGTCTGGTCGTCGGCTTCCTCGTCGCCCGCACCCGCGCGGCGGTGCGGGTGGCCGAGGCCGACGCGCGCGCCAAGGCGTCCGCCGACAAGCTGGTCTACGTCGAGGAGCAGCTCGCCGAGCGGTTCCAGGCGCTGTCCACGCGCGCGCTCGACGTCAACAACATCCGGTTCCTCGAGCTGGCCGAGACCCGGCTCGCGGCCACCAGGGCGGAGGCCGCGGGCGACCTCGACCAGCGCAAGCAGGCCGTCGAGCACCTGGTCGAGCCGCTGAAGGACGCGCTGGCGCGGGTCGAGGCGCAGCTCCGCGACACCGAGTCGGGGCAGCGCGCGGCGCGGGCCGAGCTGGCCAAGCAGATGGAGTACGTGCGCGAGAGCAGCGAGCAGCTCCGCTCCCAGACCAGGGCCCTGGTGCGGGCCCTGCAGCGGCCCGAGGCCCGGGGCCGGTGGGGCGAGCTGCAGCTCCGCCGGGTCGCCGAGATCGCCGGCATGCAGCGCTACTGCGACTTCGACGAGCAGGTCGCCGAGGGCTCCATGCGGCCCGACATGGTCGTCCGGCTGGCCGGCGGCAAGAACATCGTGGTCGACTCCAAAGTCTCGCTGGCGGCCTACCTGGAGGCCGCGGAGGCGTCCGACGAGTCGCTGGCCACCGTCCGGCTCGACGCCCACGCCCGGCACGTGCGCGAGCACATCGACCGGCTGGCCGCCAAGGCGTACTGGCAGGCGTTCAACCCGTCGCCGGAGTTCGTGGTGCTGTTCATCCCCGGCGAGGCGTTCCTCGCGCCGGCGCTCGAACGCGACCCCGGCCTGCTGGAGCACGCGATGGCGCGCCGGGTGCACATCGCCACCCCGACCACGCTGATCACGATGCTGCGCACCGCGCACTACGCCTGGCAGCAGGCCGCGCTGAGCGAGAACGCGCGGGCCGTCTTCGAGCTGGGCAAGGAGCTGTACGAGCGGCTGTCGTCGCTCGGCCGCAACGTCGACTCGCTCGGGCGGGCGCTGACCCGGGCCGTGGAGGCGTACAACAAGTCGGTCGGATCGCTCGAAAGCCGCGTGCTGGTCACCGCGCGCAAACTCAACGAGCTGGGCGTCGTGGACGGCGACCTGGACGCGCCGGAGATGCTCGAAGGGCTCCCCCGCCCCCTCGCCTCCCCCGAACTGCTCGAAACCCCGTCACTGTTCTCCCACTCGAACGGTAAGTTGGCCAACGGGACGTAGTGAACGGGGGTGGACGGGTGGCAGAGAAGGGCAGGCAGCCCGCCGTCAAGCTGACCGCGCGGGGCGCGGTCGCGCTGACCCTGGTCGCCACCCTCGCCGGCTACGTGCTGGCGGCGCTGCTCGGCATCCAGCAGGTCGTCGGCGCGGCCTTCGTGGTGGCGAGCCTGCTGGGCGTGCTGCTGGTCAACCGGCGCGAGCTGCTGTCGCTGGTGGTGTCGCCGCCGCTGGTGTTCTTCAGCGCCACGCTCTTCGTCGAGCTCGGGCGGGCGTTCGGCTCGGTGTCGATCGTGCAGTCGCTCGCGCTCGGCCTCTACACGTCGCTGACCCGCGGCGCGCCCTGGCTGTTCGCGGGCTCGGCCGTGGTGCTCGGGGTGGCGCTGCGGCGCGGCCTCTGGGACAACGTCCGCGAGCTGCGGGCGGAGCTGAAGGCGGGCGCGGAGGTGCCGCGCCCGCGGCAGCCGACGTTCGTGCCCGAGCCCGAGGGCTACTTCGAGCCCAAGGTGTACGGGACGCCGCGCGGCGAGGACTGACCGCGCGGCCTCCGGTGAGCTCGGGTCACGAACTGGCGACCCGGAGGTCCTTGCGCAGCTCGTGGGGCAGGGCGAAGCGCATCTTCTCCTGCACCGGCTCGACCTCGGTGACGTCGCCGAAGCCGAGCCCGGCCAGCCGCGCCAGCACCTCCTCCACCAGCTCCTCGGGCACGGACGCGCCGCTGGTGACGCCGACCGTGGTGACGCCCTCCAGCCACTCGTCCTGGATGAAGTCGGCGTTGTCGACGAGGTAGGAGGCGTCGGCGCCGTAGTCCTTGGCCACCTCGACCAGGCGCTTGGAGTTGGAGGAGTTCTCGGAGCCGACGACGATGACGAGCTGCGCCTCGGCGGCGATCTCCTTGACCGCGATCTGCCGGTTCTGGGTGGCGTAGCAGATGTCGTCGCTCGGCGGGTCGATGAGGCCGGGGAAGCGCTGCTTGAGCCGGGAGACGGTCTCGGTGGTCTCGTCGACCGAGAGCGTGGTCTGCGAGAGCCACACGAGCCGGCTCGGGTCCTTGACCTCGACCCGGTCGACCGCGTCGAGCCCGTCGACGAGCTGGATGTGCTCGGGCGCCTCACCGGAGGTGCCCTCGACCTCCTCGTGGCCCTCGTGCCCGATGAGCAGGATCTCGTAGTCCTGGCCGGCGAAGCGCCTGGCCTCGTTGTGCACCTTCGTCACCAGCGGGCAGGTGGCGTCGATGGTGCGCAGGCCGCGCTGTCTGGCCTCGTCGTGCACCGCGGGCGAGACGCCGTGGGCCGAGAAGACCACGATCGAACCCTCGGGGACCTCCTCGGTCTCCTCGACGAAGACGGCGCCCCTGGCCTCGAGCGTCTTGACGACGTGGGTGTTGTGGACGATCTGCTTGCGGACGTAGATCGGGGCGCCGTATTGCTCCAGCGCCTTCTCGACCGCGACCACGGCTCGATCGACTCCGGCGCAGTAGCCCCGTGGCTTGGCTACGAGGACTCGGCGGGAAGAGGGGGTCTGGGGCTCCATACTTCTTATGCTACGTGGAGCGGCCATCTGGCCCGCCCGTGCGTGGTAGCCCGCGGTTTGCCAGACTGGCCGTCCAATACAGACCTCCCAGGGAGACGTCATGTCCCTCAGCGACGTGATACGCAACATCGCCAGAACCGTCACCAACAAGGACGAGCTCAAGGAGAAGGCGAAGGACCTTCCGCTGCTCGTCATCCAGACCACGCTGAGCGCGGCCGGGCAGGCGCTGCTGGTCGTGGACCGGGTGAAGAACTCGATCAAGGGGCTGGGCGGCAAGGAGGAGCGCGAGGAGGAGTACGAGTCGCGTCCCTCCGCCGCCGACCAGGTCGCCGCGGCGCCGGCCGGCAGCGAGGAGGACAAGCCGGCGCGCAAGGAGCCGGTCATCTTCGCGCCGCGTACGGGGGCGGCCGAGCCGAACGGCGCCGCCAGGACCAAGCCGGACCCGGTCATCTTCGCCCCGGCCAAGCCCGCCGCCCAGCCGGAGCCCGCCGCCAAGACCGAGCCCGCCGCCAAGACCGAGCCCGAGCCCGCTTCCAAGGCCGAGGCCCCCGCCACACCCGAGGCTCCCATCAAGACCGAGGCCCCCGTCAAGACCGAGGCTCCCGTCAAGACCGAGGCGAAGGTCGTCGAGGAGCCCGCGGCCAAGGTCGTGGAGGAGCCCGCGCCCGCCCCGGAGCCAGCCCCCGCGCCCGAGCCGGTGGCCGCGCCCGAGCCCGTCGCCGCCGCCGAGCCGGTGGCCGCGCCCGAGCCCGTCACCCCCAAGCCGGTGTCCATCACGCCGGAGCCCGCCGAGCAGCCCGCCGCCAAGAAGCCGGCCGCCAAGAAGCCCGCCCCCAAGAAGCCCGCCGCCAAGAAGCCGGCCACCGAGCAGCCCACCACTGAGGCGCCGACCACTGAGGCGCCCGCCGCGGCTCTCGTCGCGCCGCTCGCCGGGTACGACGAGCTGACCGTCGCCTCCCTCCGCGCCCGCATGCGCGGCAAGACCGCCGCCCAGATCGGCGACTACCTCGCCTACGAGCGCGCCACCCGCAACCGCACCGAGGTCGTCCGGATGTTCGAGAACCGCCTCGCCAAGCTGCAGGCCGGCGAATAGGCCGGACGGAGCCCGTAGTCTTCCGCCATGACCTCGAAGACCACACCGGAGTCCCCCCTGCCGATCCGCACGGTCCTGCAGATGGTGGGCGGCTGGATCGGCAGACTCGGCACGGTGTGGGTCGAGGGCCAGATCACCGATCTGAGCGCGCGCGGCGGCACGGTGTTCCTGACCCTGCGCGACCCGGTCGCCAACGTCTCCGCCAGGGTTACCGCCCCTCGCGGCGTCTACGAGGCGGCCGTGCCGCGACCGGCCGACGGCGCGCGGGTCGTGCTCCAGGTGAAGCCGGACTTCTGGGTCAACAAGGGCACGTTCGCGTTCACCGCGCTGGAGATCCGCCCGGTCGGCGTGGGCGAGCTGCTGGTCCGGCTGGAGCGGCTGCGGCAGCTCCTGGCGGCCGAGGGGCTGTTCAACGCCGACAGGAAGCGGCGGCTGCCGTTCCTGCCGGGCACGATCGGGCTCATCTGCGGCCGCGAGTCGGCGGCCGAGCGTGACGTGCTGGAGAACGCCAGGCGGCGCTGGCCCGCGGTGCGGTTCAAGGTCGAGGAGGTGGCCGTCCAGGGGCCGTACGCGGTGGGCGAGGTCACCGAGGCCCTGCGCAAGCTGGACGCCGACCCTGACATCGAGGTCATCGTCGTCGCCCGCGGCGGCGGCTCGATGGAGGACCTGCTGCCGTTCTCGGACGAGACCCTGGTCCGCGCGGTCGCC encodes:
- the ychF gene encoding redox-regulated ATPase YchF, with the protein product MSLSIGIVGLPNVGKSTLFNALTKTGNALAANYPFATIEPNVGIVGVPDDRLPVLAEIFHSARVLPAKVEFVDIAGLVKGASEGQGRGNQFLANIRDTDAICQVIRVFSDPDVTHVDGEISPKRDIETINTELIMADLQTVEKAIPRLQKEARNNKDKKAALEAAEAALAVLETGKTVFESGLDREELRELHLLTAKPFLYVFNLDADELTDTALREQLSTLVAPAEAVFLDAKIESELVELDEEEALELLQSVGQEESGLRQLARVGFETLGLQTYLTAGPKETRAWTIRKGATAPEAAGVIHTDFQRGFIKAEVVSFDDLVEAGSIANARSAGKARIEGKDYVMRDGDVVEFRFNV
- the rmuC gene encoding DNA recombination protein RmuC, whose translation is MDLVALVIGLAVGLVVGFLVARTRAAVRVAEADARAKASADKLVYVEEQLAERFQALSTRALDVNNIRFLELAETRLAATRAEAAGDLDQRKQAVEHLVEPLKDALARVEAQLRDTESGQRAARAELAKQMEYVRESSEQLRSQTRALVRALQRPEARGRWGELQLRRVAEIAGMQRYCDFDEQVAEGSMRPDMVVRLAGGKNIVVDSKVSLAAYLEAAEASDESLATVRLDAHARHVREHIDRLAAKAYWQAFNPSPEFVVLFIPGEAFLAPALERDPGLLEHAMARRVHIATPTTLITMLRTAHYAWQQAALSENARAVFELGKELYERLSSLGRNVDSLGRALTRAVEAYNKSVGSLESRVLVTARKLNELGVVDGDLDAPEMLEGLPRPLASPELLETPSLFSHSNGKLANGT
- a CDS encoding DUF6542 domain-containing protein, producing MAEKGRQPAVKLTARGAVALTLVATLAGYVLAALLGIQQVVGAAFVVASLLGVLLVNRRELLSLVVSPPLVFFSATLFVELGRAFGSVSIVQSLALGLYTSLTRGAPWLFAGSAVVLGVALRRGLWDNVRELRAELKAGAEVPRPRQPTFVPEPEGYFEPKVYGTPRGED
- a CDS encoding 4-hydroxy-3-methylbut-2-enyl diphosphate reductase; translated protein: MEPQTPSSRRVLVAKPRGYCAGVDRAVVAVEKALEQYGAPIYVRKQIVHNTHVVKTLEARGAVFVEETEEVPEGSIVVFSAHGVSPAVHDEARQRGLRTIDATCPLVTKVHNEARRFAGQDYEILLIGHEGHEEVEGTSGEAPEHIQLVDGLDAVDRVEVKDPSRLVWLSQTTLSVDETTETVSRLKQRFPGLIDPPSDDICYATQNRQIAVKEIAAEAQLVIVVGSENSSNSKRLVEVAKDYGADASYLVDNADFIQDEWLEGVTTVGVTSGASVPEELVEEVLARLAGLGFGDVTEVEPVQEKMRFALPHELRKDLRVASS
- the xseA gene encoding exodeoxyribonuclease VII large subunit is translated as MTSKTTPESPLPIRTVLQMVGGWIGRLGTVWVEGQITDLSARGGTVFLTLRDPVANVSARVTAPRGVYEAAVPRPADGARVVLQVKPDFWVNKGTFAFTALEIRPVGVGELLVRLERLRQLLAAEGLFNADRKRRLPFLPGTIGLICGRESAAERDVLENARRRWPAVRFKVEEVAVQGPYAVGEVTEALRKLDADPDIEVIVVARGGGSMEDLLPFSDETLVRAVAACRTPVVSAIGHEQDSPLLDLVADVRASTPTDAAKKVVPDVGEQLALVRQLRDRGRRVLGGWLDREMSWLTSARSRPSLADPVRELERRAEQVDALRERARRCLSGSLDRAADDLVHLRARLVALSPAATLERGYAIVQHPSGEVVRLAKDVTSGSPLTVRLSDDRLSVRAE